The Spirosoma oryzicola region CACTTGAGTAGTTTGTCATAAACCCAAATTGGCTCCGGGCCTATGGTCCAATCTGAGCCGACTGCAGCGATGGAAGAACTGTCTATTCGCGTAAAAATTGCCGACCGGTCCTACAAGTTGTTTGTAGAATCGGAGTCGGAATCAATCGTGCGTGAGGCCGCCAAACTTCTTCAGGACGAACTGAAGCAATACCGCGACATGGGTATTAGCGACACGCAGGACGCTCTGGCGAGGATAGCTTTCGATTGCCTGATTACCAAGCTCAGAGGAGAACGACAAGTGCAACGATTACAACAGATGGTGTTTGACAAAATAACTCAGTTAGATCAGGTCGTCACGCCGGCCATAACCACATAAAAACGGCGGGTCACCCACCCCACAATGCCCCGGACAGGGCACTCGTATCGCGGCAGGTTGAATGGTTTATTTGTTCACCCCAAACGATATAAGTACAATGGATATCCCACTTTGGTTAGCCGTCTTTGCCGTCCTCGCGGGTGGCGGGATTGGGCTACTGATCGGTCGCCGGACAATGGCGAGTGATCATGCCAAACGCGAACAGGAAGCGGAAGAAAAAGCCGCTTCTATATTGAAGAATGCCGAACTGCAAGCCGAAACCATCAAGAAGGATCGGATGCTCGAAGCAAAAGAAAAGTACCTTAAGTTAAAAGCTGAATTTGAAGAGAACACCAATCAGAAACGAAATCTACTTCTTCAGAACGAAACAAAACTTAAACAACGCGAACAGCAACTGAACCAACAGGCGGATCAGCAACGTAACCGTGAAAACGAATTAAATCAACAGCGGAACGAGCTTGCACAGCAGAAAAATAGTGTAGCGCAGCAGGTTGAAGCTCTCAACCGACGCCGGGAAGATGTTGACCGCCGTCAGCAGGAAGCAGAACGCATGTTGGCCGATCAGGTAGCGCAACTCGAAAAAATAGCCGGTCTCTCCGCTGATCAGGCGCGTGAACAACTGATTGATACGCTAAAGGCCGAAGCAGAAACGCGAGCGTCATCGTTCATCAAAAATATTGTCGAGGAAGCTAAACTAACGGCTACCAAAGAAGCCAAAAAGGTGGTTATCGAAACCATCCAACGGACGGCTACCGAACACGCTATTGAAAACTGCGTTTCCGTATTTAACATTGAATCGGACGACGTAAAAGGTAAAGTAATTGGCCGCGAAGGCCGTAACATCCGGGCGCTGGAAGCCGCTACCGGCGTTGAAATCATTGTTGACGATACTCCCGAAGCCATTATTATCTCCGGATTCGATCCGGTTCGTCGCGAGATAGCCCGCTTATCGCTACACCGGCTCGTGCAGGACGGTCGTATTCACCCGGCCCGCATTGAAGAAATTGTTGCCAAAACCCGAAAAAATATTGAAGACGAGATCGTGGAAATTGGCGAACGTACCGTCATTGATCTCGGTATCCACGGTCTTCACCCCGAACTGATCAAGATGGTGGGTCGGATGCGTTTCCGGTCCAGCTACGGTCAAAACCTCCTTCAGCACTCCCGCGAAGTGGCTAAACTCTGCGCTACGATGGCTGCCGAGTTGGGCCTCAATGCGAAACTAGCCAAACGCGCCGGACTGCTCCATGATATCGGTAAAGTTTGGCCCGAAGAAGCCGAATTGCCCCACGCCATTCTGGGCATGGAGCTGGCTAAAAAATACAAAGAGAATCCAGAAGTCATCAATGCCATCGGCGCTCACCACGACGAGATTGAGATGACCAGCATGATTTCGCCTATTGTGCAGGTTTGTGACGCGGTTTCCGGGTCACGTCCTGGTGCTCGTCGGGAGATGATGGAATCGTACATCAAACGGCTCAAAGAACTGGAAGAACTGGCTGGTAATTTCCCCGGCGTTACGAAATGCTACGCAATTCAGGCTGGTCGTGAACTACGCATTATGGTCGATGCGGATCACGTTTCGGATGAGCGGGCAGGTGTATTGTCATACGAGATTTCGCAGAAGATCGAAAAAGAAATGCAGTATCCCGGCCAGATCAAAGTAACTGTTATTCGAGAAATGCGGGCAGTAGCCTACGCTAAATAAGACAACCACAAGTAGTGACAAGCAAAAAGGGGGCCTCGATGGTCCCCTTTTTGCTTGCAACAAACTTATAGTAAATCGGTTTCTTCCCTACAGCGACGTGTGCTTCGTAACCTTTTGCCGGCAAGCGCATTGGCGTGACATATTCCCGGAGTAGTCGTCAAACGATCATTTGATTTTATCCCTATGGATTTTTTAACAACCGTTTTATTATTACTCGTCGGCGTCGGCGGGGGTGCTGCCCTTGCCAATGCTCTACGCAGTCGTTCCGGCGTTACCAACGTTCGTCATGAATCGACCTTGTTGCTGGAACGTATTGAGAAGGTATTCAAGGTTGTGATGGCTGAAGGCTATTTTTCGGAGATTTATAATTATCAGGATCAAAAGAAAATCCTTTACCTACTCAACGACCCAAAAAAAGCAATGGTCATTGCGAAGTCTAAAGTTCTGGTTGGATTCGATTTCTCCAAGGTCCGAATTCGTCCCTCAGAAAACGGCGAAAAGAAGCTAATTATAGAAGCCTTTCCGAAACCCGAAGTACTATCGATCGACACCGACTATAAATTCTACGA contains the following coding sequences:
- a CDS encoding cell division protein ZapA gives rise to the protein MVQSEPTAAMEELSIRVKIADRSYKLFVESESESIVREAAKLLQDELKQYRDMGISDTQDALARIAFDCLITKLRGERQVQRLQQMVFDKITQLDQVVTPAITT
- a CDS encoding DUF4230 domain-containing protein, which produces MDFLTTVLLLLVGVGGGAALANALRSRSGVTNVRHESTLLLERIEKVFKVVMAEGYFSEIYNYQDQKKILYLLNDPKKAMVIAKSKVLVGFDFSKVRIRPSENGEKKLIIEAFPKPEVLSIDTDYKFYDIQAGILNHFSGADYTQILDEAKRAMNERALQSDLPKIANNQIQYMMYQLASSMGWQLQLPEAEQRQLDVLKAQADNTTNYKQLTTGE
- the rny gene encoding ribonuclease Y gives rise to the protein MDIPLWLAVFAVLAGGGIGLLIGRRTMASDHAKREQEAEEKAASILKNAELQAETIKKDRMLEAKEKYLKLKAEFEENTNQKRNLLLQNETKLKQREQQLNQQADQQRNRENELNQQRNELAQQKNSVAQQVEALNRRREDVDRRQQEAERMLADQVAQLEKIAGLSADQAREQLIDTLKAEAETRASSFIKNIVEEAKLTATKEAKKVVIETIQRTATEHAIENCVSVFNIESDDVKGKVIGREGRNIRALEAATGVEIIVDDTPEAIIISGFDPVRREIARLSLHRLVQDGRIHPARIEEIVAKTRKNIEDEIVEIGERTVIDLGIHGLHPELIKMVGRMRFRSSYGQNLLQHSREVAKLCATMAAELGLNAKLAKRAGLLHDIGKVWPEEAELPHAILGMELAKKYKENPEVINAIGAHHDEIEMTSMISPIVQVCDAVSGSRPGARREMMESYIKRLKELEELAGNFPGVTKCYAIQAGRELRIMVDADHVSDERAGVLSYEISQKIEKEMQYPGQIKVTVIREMRAVAYAK